The sequence AGGTTGATGAGGAAGGGGATACGGAGTTCCTGCCCGCCGAGCTGGTGGATCGGTTCGCCTTCGCGGAGGAGAACGCCCGCGTGATGGCCACCGGCGGAGAGCCGGCCAAGGCCCGACCGGCGCTGCTGGGAATAACCAAGGCGTCGCTGGCGACCGAGAGTTTTCTGAGCGCCGCCTCGTTCCAGGAGACGGCGCGCGTGCTGACCGACGCCGCAACGCGCGGCAAGGTGGATCCGTTGATAGGGTTGAAGGAAAATGTCATCATCGGTAAGCTCATTCCGGCCGGCACGGGCATGGCCCGGTACCGTCAACTCAAGGTGCACGCGGAGCTCTAGGCCGTGTTGACACTCCTTCGGGCCGGTGCTAGAATCGGCTGGCGCGCATGAGCGCATCTGGTGCTCTTGCGCGGATTCGAGGCGCACCGGCTCGTGCGGTTGGTGCGCATCAAACGACGAAGGCGATCACGCGCGGGGCGGCGGTGGAGGTGTTCATCGCGGCCGACGCGGATCCGAAGGTGGTCGCGCCGATCGTGCGCGCGGCAGCCGAGCGGGGGGTCGCCGTTGTCGAGGTGGAATCGATGACCGCCCTGGGGCGGGCCTGCGGGATTGCCGTAGGCGCCACTGCCGCGGCGGTTCTGATTGTCAGCCCGGATCCTTCGTAGCGCCGGGTACGATCCGGCCGGTGCGGTTCCGGCCGGAGCTAATCGGGGCTCGTCTGGTCGTTGCGCTCCCTCGATCCTCCAGAGCCCTCTGGTTGCGCCGCAGGGTACTGCCGGCCTCGTCCGGTTGGGCGAGGCTCCAACGATGGCGTATCTCGTATGGCGCAGCGTCAACTGAAGACAGATTAGCACTGCGATAACCCAGCCGCCGCCCGCGCGTGGTAACGGCTGAGGCATCGCGCCCCGCGCACGGGCTTCCTTCCGGAGGTCGCTGGGGTATGCTGTGTGATGCGGGTGAAGGAGGAGATGCATGCCGACCGTGAGTCAACTAGTCCGACTTGGGCGCTACCAGGTCCGGGAAAAGAGCAAATCGCCGGCACTGGGCGAGTGCCCGCAGAAGCGCGGCGTGTGTATCCAGGTGAAGACGACAACGCCCAAGAAGCCGAACTCCGCCCTGCGCAAGATCGCCCGCATCCGGCTGACCAACGGCATGGAGGTGACCGCCTACATCCCGGGGATCGGCCACAACCTACAAGAGCACTCGGTGGTGCTGATCCGTGGCGGTCGCGTTAAGGACCTCCCGGGCATCCGGTACCACATTGTGAGGGGTTCGCTGGACTCGGCGGGGGTGGTCAATCGCATGCGCAGCCGCTCCAAGTACGGGGCCAAGCGGCCCAAGAAGTAGACCGGAGGGGACTGGGATGCCGAGGAAGGGAAGCGTCGCACGGCTCGAGATCGGTCCGGATCCGGTCTTCGAGAATGTGGCCGTACATCGGCTGATCAACAAGGTAATGACGCGGGGCAAGAAAGGCCTGGCCGCGCGCGCCGTATACCGTGCATTCGAGGTCGTCCAAGAGAAGAGCGGGCAGGATCCGGTGAAGATGTTCGACAAGGCTCTGGGCAACGTGATGCCGGTGCTCGAGGTCCGTCCCCGCCGGGTCGGCGGCGCGACTTATCAGGTGCCCATTGAGGTGCGGACTGAGCGCCGCTTCTCGCTGGGGCTTCGCTGGTTGGTGGGGTATTCGCGCGCGCGCAAGGACCGTCGGACCATCGCCGATCGGTTGGCGGCCGAGATCCTCGACGCGGCGGCCGGACAGGGCGCATCGGTGAAGAAGCGGGAAGACATACACAGGATGGCAGAGGCTAACAAAGCCTTCGCACACTATCGATGGTAACTGCGGTTTCGCCGCGGGCGGGAGTGGGAACGGTGGACATGGCCGCGCTCGCTACAATTCGGAACATTGGCATCGTCGCCCACATTGACGCCGGGAAAACTACAACTACCGAGCGCATCCTGTTCTACACGGGCCGGGTGCACCGGCTGGGAGAGGTAGACGAGGGCTCCGCGACCATGGATTGGATGATCCAGGAGCGGGAGCGTGGGATTACCATTACCTCCGCGGCCACCACCTGCGAGTGGCGGGACCACCGGATCAACATCATTGATACTCCCGGTCACGTGGACTTCACCATGGAGGTTGAGCGCTCGATGCGCGTGCTGGACGGCGCCGTCGTGCTGCTTTCCGCGGTAGAGGGTGTGCAGCCGCAGTCGGAGACCGTCTGGCGCCAGGCGGAACGCTACCGGGTTCCCCGGATCATCTACATCAACAAGATGGACCGGACCGGGGCCGATTTTCTCCGAACGGTCGAGATGATTCGCGAGCGGTTGGGGGCTGTGCCGGTACCGGTGCAACTCCCGATCGGCGCCGAGGACGGCTTCCAGGGCGTGGTTGACCTCATCCGCATGAAGTCCACGATCTACCTGGACGACCTGGGCACGCGATCTGACGAGACCGACACCCCCGAGGGGCCGCGCGAGCTGGCTGAGCAGTTCCGCGAGAGGCTGATCGAGACCGCAGCCGACCTGGACGACGCCATCGCCGTGAAGTACCTCGATGGTGCGCCGATCGGCGAGGAGGAGTTGCGCGCCGCCCTCCGGCGAGGCACGATCGCGGGGCGCATCATCCCAGTGTTGTGCGGCAGCTCGTTCCGAAACAAGGGAGTGCAGCCGCTGCTGGACTCCGTGATTGACTACCTGCCGTCCCCCCTGGACATGCCCCCGGTAACGGGAGTGGACAAGAAGACAGGGCAAGCGGTTCAGCGGTTGGCCGATCCCTCCGGGCCTCTGGCGGCGCTGGCGTTTAAGATCATCTCCGATCCCTATGTGGGTAAGCTTACTTACTTCCGTGTGTACTCGGGGACGCTCCGCGCCGGGTCGTACGTGTTCAACGCGAACAAGGCTCAGAAGGAACGGATTTCCCGCATCCTGCAGATGCATGCAAACCATCGTGAGGATATCTCCGAGGTGTCGGCGGGCAACGTGGTCGCGGCGGTAGGCCTGCGCATCACCGCTACGGGCGACACGCTGTGCGATGAGGATGCACCGTTGGTGCTGGAGTCCATGCACTTTCCAGACCCGGTCATTTCGGTGGCGGTGGAGCCCAAGACAAGGGCCGATGAGGAGAAGCTCACGGCGTCGCTGGCACGCCTCACGGAGGAGGATCCGACCTTCCGCGTGCGCTTCGATTCCGAGACCGGCCAGACCGTCATCTCCGGTATGGGTGAGCTTCACCTGGAGATCATCGTGGACCGCCTGCTGCGCGAGTTCAAGGTGGGAGCCAACGTGGGCCGGCCGCAGGTCGCGTACAAGGAGACCATCCGGCAGGCGGCAAAGGGCGTGGGCCGGTACATACGGCAGACCGGCGGCCGCGGGCAGTACGGCCACGCGGTCGTGGAGTTGGAACCGCTGGGACGCGGTGGCGGTTTTGAGTTCGTCGACAAGATCACGGGCGGCGACATCCCCCGGGAGTTCATACGCCCGGTGGGGGTTGGGATCCGTGAAGCCGCTGAGGGCGGCGTGCTGGCCGGCTACCCGGTCATTGACTTCCGCGCCACCCTGGTGGACGGCTCGTACCACGAGGTGGACTCGAGCGAGATGGCGTTCAAGATCGCCGGTTCGCTCGCTTTCAAGGAAGCGGCCTTGCGCGCCAAGCCGGTGCTCCTGGAGCCCATGATGCGGATCGAGGTAGTGACGCCCGAGGTATACACGGGCGACGTCATCGGAGACCTCAACTCCAGGCGCGGGCGCATAGAGGGCATGGAGGCTCAGGGGCCGCTGCAGGTCGTCCGGGCGATTATCCCGTTGGCGGAGATGTTTGGGTACGCGACGACGCTGCGCTCGGCCAGCCAGGGGCGCGCCACATACTCGATGGAGCCCTCGCACTACGAGGAGGTCCCCGGTAGCGTTGCCGACGCGGTCCGCGCCCGTTCAGGCGTGGGCGTGCGGGCGTAGGACTTGAGAGGAGCCACCGACGATGGCCAAGCAGAAGTTTGAGCGGACGAAGCCGCACGTAAACATAGGGACGATAGGGCACGTAGATCACGGAAAGACGACGCTGACGGCGGCGGTGACGCATGCGTTGGCGGTGGCAGGCAAGACCAAGGCGATGGGATTTTACGAAATCGACAACGCTCCGGAGGAGAAGGAGCGGGGGATCACGATAGCGATCAGCCACGTAGAGTACGAGACCGTGGCGAGGCACTACGCGCACATAGACTGTCCGGGGCACGCGGACTACATCAAGAACATGATCACGGGAGCGGCGCAGATGGACGGTGCGATCCTGGTGGTATCGGCGGCGGACGGGCCGATGCCGCAGACGCGGGAGCACATCCTGTTGGCGCGGCAGGTGAACGTACCGTACGTGGTGGTGTTCTTGAACAAGGTAGACATGGTGGATGACCCTGAGCTGCTGGAGCTGGTGGAGTTAGAGGTGAGGGAACTGCTGAGCGCCTACAAGTTTCCCGGGGACGACCTGCCGGTGATCCGGGGGTCGGCGTTGCGGGCGCTGGAGGCGTTGCAGGGGAACCCGAAGCTAGCGCGCGGGGAGAACGAGTGGGTAGACGGGGTGTGGGCGCTGATGGACGCGGCGGACAAATCCATTCCGACGCCACAGCGCGAGGTAGAGAAGCCATTCCTGATGGCGGTAGAGGACATCTTCACGATCACAGGGCGGGGGACGGTAGCGACGGGGCGGGTAGAGCGTGGGAAGCTTAGCGTAGGGGAAGAAGTGGAGATAGTAGGGTTGCGGCCAGAGGCGCGGCGGACGGTGGTGACGGGGCTGGAGATGTTCCGCAAGTCGCTGGACGAGACGCTGGCAGGGGACAACGTAGGCGTGTTGCTGCGAGGGGTAGAGAAGGACGAGGTAGAGCGGGGGATGGTGCTGGCGAAGCCTGGGTCGATCAAGCCGCACACGGACTTTCAGGCGGAGGTATACGTACTGGCGAAAGAGGAGGGGGGACGGCACACGCCGTTCTTCACGGGATACCGGCCGCAGTTCTACTTCCGGACGACGGACGTGACCGGTGACATAGTGCTACCCGAAGGGGTAGAGATGGTGATGCCGGGTGACAACATCACGATGGGGGTGAAGCTGATCACCCCGGTGGCGCTGGAGGAGGGCCTGCGGTTTGCGATCCGGGAAGGCGGACGGACGGTGGGCGCCGGTGTCGTTGTGAAGGTGGAGGCGTAAAGGGATGGCGGTGGCGCAGAAGATTCGCATAAAGCTCAGGGCCTTCGACCACAAGGTCCTCGACCAGTCGGCCGAGAAGATCGTCAGCGTGGTGCGCAAGTCCGGGGCGCGGGTCAGCGGCCCGGTCCCGTTGCCGACCAACCGCAGCGCCTTCTGTGTCATCCGGTCCCCGCATGTCGATAAGGATTCGATGGAGCACTTCGAGATTCGGACCCATCGGCGCCTGATCGATATCCTTGACCCCACGCAGAAGACGGTGGACGAGCTCATGCACCTCGACCTTCCCGCGGGCGTTGACATTGAGATCAAGTTGTAGGAGTTGCAGGAGATGACGGCCATTCTTGGACGGAAGCTCGGCATGACCCGTATCTTCGACGACGAAGGGGCCAGCATCGCAGTGACGGTTATCGAGGCGGGTCCTTGCGTCGTAGTGGACGCCCGAACGCTCGAGCGCGACGGCTACGCCGCGATGCGGGTGGCCTTTGAGCCCGTGCCCGACCGTAAGGTGAACCGCCCGATGAAGGGCGTGTTCGCTAAGCTAAAGATGGCGCCCCATCGGGTGATCCGAGAGCTGCCACTGCCTGAGGGAGGGGTAGTTCCTGGGCAGGTTATCACCGTCGAGGAGTTTTCCCCCGGGCAGATCGTGGACGTAACCGGCACCAGCATCGGGCACGGATTCACCGGCGCGATGAAACGGCACGGTTTCAGCGGCCAGCGAGACTCGCACGGCGTGTCACTGATGCACCGCGCGATAGGCTCCATCGGATCGTCGGATATCGCTCGAGTGTTTCCCGGCAAGCGGATGGCCGGACGCCACGGTAACAAGCGGGTGACCGTGCAGAAGCTTCGCGTGGTCCGCGTGGATCCAAAGAACAACCTGCTGCTGCTACGCGGCGCCACGCCGGGCATTCGGGGGGCGCTGCTGATGGTGAGGAGCGCATGACGACCATGATGCCCAAGGCCACCGCCTTTGACGTGACCGGCGCGCCCGCCGGCGAGATCGAGCTGCCCGCGGCGCTCTTTGGCCTGCGGCCAAACCGGGCCCTACTACACCGCGCGGTACTCGCCGAACTTGCCAACGCCCGTGCGGGTACGCACGCGACCCGCACCAAGGGCGAAGTCAGGGGAGGAGGCCGCAAGCCCTGGCGCCAGAAGGGCACTGGGCGCGCGCGAGCCGGAAGCCGGCGCTCTCCCCTCTGGACGGGCGGTGGGATCACCTTTGGCCCGCAGCCTCGCGATTACTCTCAGAAGCTCTCCAAGCAGGAGCGGGGTTTGGCCCTGCGATCGGCGCTGTCGGCCCAGGCCCAAGCGGGCCGAATCGTGATCCTGGAGCGTCTGGCCGGCGGCGAGCCCAAGACGAAGTCCCTGGCGGCGCTGCTGGAGGCGGTGGGGGTGCGTCCCCCGGCGGTTATCGTTGTGGCCGACGCCGAGAAGGATCTGGTACGGGCCGCGGCCAACCTGCGGGGCGCCCGCGTGCTCTCTGCCCGGCGCCTTGCGGTTCGTCACCTGTTGGTGCCGCGCCCCCTGGTGATCACACAATCGGCTCTGGCCGTGTTGCAGGAGGCATGGGGATCGTGAACCCGCGCGAGATCATCCGCCGCCCGATTCTGACCGAAAAGAGCCTGCGCGGCAACGAGGGCGGAAAGTACACGTTCGAGATCGCGCGCGGCGCGAACAAGATCGCCGTGAAGCAGGCGGTGGAAGCGATCTTCTCGGTGCGCGTGCGTCAGGTCAACGTGATCAACATCCCAGGGCGCACGCGCCGGAGGGGCCGGTACGAGTTCGTCTCACCCGGCATGCGTAAGGCCGTGGTCACGCTGGCCCCGGGCAACAAGATAGACCTGGAGAGCATGACGTAGGCCGACGGCTGGGAGGCCACGATGGGAATCAAGAAGTTCAAACCAACGACGCCGGGGCGGCGGTTTGGGAGCGTCTCGAGCTTCGAGGAGATTACGAAGACCAGGCCCGAACGGCCGCTTCTGGAGCCGTTGCGCCGGCGCGCGGGCCGCAACGGGCAGGGTAAGGTGACCGTGCGCCACCAGGGCGGGGGGCACAAGCGACGTTACCGGGTCATTGACTTCAAGCGCGACAAGGACGGAATCCCCGCCCGCGTGGCGGCGGTGGAGTACGATCCCAACCGGTCGGCGCGCCTCGCGCTGTTGCACTATGCCGACGGCGAGAAGCGCTACATCTTGGCGCCGGTGGGCCTGCGCGTTGGGGACACGGTGTCCTCCGGCCCGCAGGCCGACATCCGCCCCGGCAATGCGTTGCCGCTGCGGGCGATTCCGGTGGGCACCGTGGTTCACAACATTGAGTTGATGCCCTCACGGGGCGGCCAGATGGTGCGGGCCGCCGGCGCGGGCGCGCAGGTCATGGCAAAGGAAGGGAAAGTGGCGCACATCCGGTTGCCTTCGGGCGAGGTTAGGCTGGTGCCGCTGGACTGTACTGCCACCATCGGCCAGGTCGGCAATGTGGACCACGATGCCACCAAGCTCGGCAAGGCCGGGAGATCGCGGTGGCTGGGCCGCAGGCCCTCCGTCCGCGGCGTGGCCATGGATCCGTCCAGCCACCCGCACGGGGGCGGGGAAGGACGGTCCCCGATCGGGATGCCGGGGCCGGTTACTCCGTGGGGCAAGCCCACGCTGGGGTACAAGACGCGCAAGGCCAAGCGCTCCGACGCGGTGATCGTGAAGCGGCGCAAGTAGGGCGAGGGAGGTCGGGCACGAGCCATGGGACGATCGCAAAAGAAAGGGCCGTTTGCGGACCAGCACTTGGTCGAGAAGATCAAGGGCCTGAACCGATCTCGTGAGCGGCGCGTCATCAAGACCTGGTCGCGACGCTCGACCGTGCTACCCGATTTCATCGGGCACACGATTGCCGTATACGACGGCCGGAAACACGTTCCGGTATACGTTTCCGAGCAGATGGTGGGACACAAGCTCGGCGAGTTCGCGCCGACGCGCACGTTCAAGGGGCACAGCGCTCACACCGAGCGCGCAACGACGCCGAAGTAGGCCGCGGAGGACGACGGGAGGAACAGCATGGAAGCCAAGGCGATCGCCAAGTACATCAGCATATCGCCCCTGAAGGCACGGCGGGCGCTGGCGGTCCTGCGCGGGCTCCCGGTCCGAGAGGCCGAGGCTCGGCTGCTGGCTGCACCTGACATGGCCTCCAAGGCGGTGGCCAAGGTTCTGAAGTCGGCGGTGGCCAATGCCGAGAGCAACCACGAGATGGATGCCGATGACCTGATCGTAATGCGGACCTATGCCGACAAAGCGCCTGTGACCAAGCGGGTCACGCCGCGCGCGCGCGGGCGGGCGGACGTCATCACCAAGCGCAGCAGCCACATTACCGTCGTGGTGGGCGAGCGCGCGGGTCGGTAGGCTGGGTAGCGTAGTTCCGGAGGTGTGAGGTGGGGCAGAAGGTCAACCCAATCGGGCTGCGGGTCGGTATCATTCGGGACTGGGAGTCCCGATGGTATGCCCGGAACATGGCGGATCTGATCGAGGAAGATCAGAAGATCCGGCACATGATTAAGAAGAAGCTCCACCGCGCCGGAATCTCGCGCGTCGAGATCGAGAGGGCGGCAAACCGTGTCCGAGTCGTCATACACTCCGCGCGGCCCGGCATAATCATCGGGCGCGGCGGGACTGGGATTGATGCTCTCAAGAAGGAGCTGGATGCCCTGACCGGCCGGCAGATAATGCTGAGCGTGAACGAGGTGCGCCGGCCCGAGATCGAGGCACAGCTTGTCGCCGAGAACGTGGCGCAGCAGTTGGAGCGACGGATCGCCTACCGACGCGCCATGAAGCAGGCGGTTCAGCGCAGTCTCCGGGCAGGGGCCAAGGGCATACGCATCGCGTGCGGCGGACGGCTCGGCGGGTCCGAGATCGCGCGTTACGAATGGTACCGGGAAGGGCGCGTGCCCCTGCACACGCTCCGGGCCGACATTGACTACGGGATGGCCGAGGCGCTTACCACGTACGGGCGCATCGGGGTCAAGGTCTGGATCTACCGGGGAGACCAGCTTCCCGAGAGCCGCCGGCATGAGCCCGAACACCGCCGGCCGCCCCGCCATGAGCCGGCCGCAGGCGTTGGGCCCGTTGTGATTCCGAGCCGGACGGCGCCGGTTAGCGTGAGGAGGCAGGGCAGCGATGTTGATGCCCAAGCGGACTAAGTTCCGGAAGGCGCACCGGGGGAACATGGCCGGCAAGGTTCGCGCCGGTACCTCCGTGGCGTTCGGCGAGTACGGCCTTCAGGCACTGGACCCAGGCTGGGTTTCCAGCGCCCAGCTCGAGGCGGCCCGGCGCACGATTACCCGATTCATCAAGCGCGGGGGAAAGCTATGGATCAGGGTCTTTCCCGACAAGCCGGTCACGAAGAAGCCGGCCGAGACGCGCATGGGCAGCGGCAAGGGGAACCCTGAGTTCTGGGTTGCCGTCGTCAGACCGGGCCGGATCCTGTTCGAGCTGGCCGGCGTGGCTGAGCCCCAGGCCCGGCAGGCGATGTCCCTGGCATCGCACAAGCTGCCGATCAAGACCCAGTTCATTTCCCGGGTGGTGGCCTGAAGATGAAGGCGAGCGTGCTACGGGAGATGATCCCGGCGGAGATCGAGAAGAAGCTCGATGAGGCGGAGCGCGAGTTATGGTCGCTGCGGATCAAGGTGTCCCAGCAGCGCAACACGGCGCGGATCCGCGAGCTGCGGCGCGACATCGCGCGCATGAAGACGGTGCTGGGCGGCCGCATGGCCGCAGGCCAGAAGTAGGGTCGGAGGGTTGAGCATGGAGGAGCGGGCGAGGCGCAAGAGCCAGGTGGGCGTTGTGACCAGCGACAAGATGGCTAAGACCGTGGTGGTGAAGATCGAGGTCGTGACACGCCACCCGCTCTACAAGAAGATCGTCCGGCGGTCCAAGACGCTCAAGGCTCACGATGAGCAGGGCACGGTTCATGTGGGTGATCGCGTCCGAATTGTGGAGACGCGTCCTTTGTCCCGCGACAAACGGTGGCGGGTTGCTGAGATCATTGAGCGGGCGCGCTAGGCGCGCGGGCTGGACTGAGGTGGAGCCATGATTCAACAAGAGAGCCGATTGAAGGTGGCGGACAACACCGGCGCGCGCCAGCTGCTTTGCATTCGCGTCCTGGGAGGGTCCCACAGGCGATACGCCAGCGTGGGGGACATCATCGTGGCAACGGTGAAGCAGGCCATCCCCAACAGCCCCGTCAAGAAGGGGGAGGTCGTTCGGGCAGTCGTCGTGCGCACCCGGAAGGAATTGCGCCGTCACGACGGGTCCTACATACGGTTCGACGACAACGCGGCGGTGCTGTTGTCCGATGCCACTAATCCCCGGGGCACTCGCATCTTCGGGCCGGTTGCGCGCGAACTCCGAGAGAAGCAGTTCATGAAGATCATCTCGCTCGCGCCTGAAGTGCTGTAGTAGCGGATTCGGACGGAGGCAGGGACGATGGTGGTAGCAACGGTGCATGTACGGCTTCACCTCCGCAAGGGCGACATGGTGGAGGTGACCGGCGGCAAGTTCAGCGGAAAGCGGGGCAAGGT comes from bacterium and encodes:
- the rplW gene encoding 50S ribosomal protein L23, which translates into the protein MGIVNPREIIRRPILTEKSLRGNEGGKYTFEIARGANKIAVKQAVEAIFSVRVRQVNVINIPGRTRRRGRYEFVSPGMRKAVVTLAPGNKIDLESMT
- the rpsJ gene encoding 30S ribosomal protein S10; amino-acid sequence: MAVAQKIRIKLRAFDHKVLDQSAEKIVSVVRKSGARVSGPVPLPTNRSAFCVIRSPHVDKDSMEHFEIRTHRRLIDILDPTQKTVDELMHLDLPAGVDIEIKL
- the rpsG gene encoding 30S ribosomal protein S7, with amino-acid sequence MPRKGSVARLEIGPDPVFENVAVHRLINKVMTRGKKGLAARAVYRAFEVVQEKSGQDPVKMFDKALGNVMPVLEVRPRRVGGATYQVPIEVRTERRFSLGLRWLVGYSRARKDRRTIADRLAAEILDAAAGQGASVKKREDIHRMAEANKAFAHYRW
- the fusA gene encoding elongation factor G; its protein translation is MAALATIRNIGIVAHIDAGKTTTTERILFYTGRVHRLGEVDEGSATMDWMIQERERGITITSAATTCEWRDHRINIIDTPGHVDFTMEVERSMRVLDGAVVLLSAVEGVQPQSETVWRQAERYRVPRIIYINKMDRTGADFLRTVEMIRERLGAVPVPVQLPIGAEDGFQGVVDLIRMKSTIYLDDLGTRSDETDTPEGPRELAEQFRERLIETAADLDDAIAVKYLDGAPIGEEELRAALRRGTIAGRIIPVLCGSSFRNKGVQPLLDSVIDYLPSPLDMPPVTGVDKKTGQAVQRLADPSGPLAALAFKIISDPYVGKLTYFRVYSGTLRAGSYVFNANKAQKERISRILQMHANHREDISEVSAGNVVAAVGLRITATGDTLCDEDAPLVLESMHFPDPVISVAVEPKTRADEEKLTASLARLTEEDPTFRVRFDSETGQTVISGMGELHLEIIVDRLLREFKVGANVGRPQVAYKETIRQAAKGVGRYIRQTGGRGQYGHAVVELEPLGRGGGFEFVDKITGGDIPREFIRPVGVGIREAAEGGVLAGYPVIDFRATLVDGSYHEVDSSEMAFKIAGSLAFKEAALRAKPVLLEPMMRIEVVTPEVYTGDVIGDLNSRRGRIEGMEAQGPLQVVRAIIPLAEMFGYATTLRSASQGRATYSMEPSHYEEVPGSVADAVRARSGVGVRA
- the rpmC gene encoding 50S ribosomal protein L29, which translates into the protein MKASVLREMIPAEIEKKLDEAERELWSLRIKVSQQRNTARIRELRRDIARMKTVLGGRMAAGQK
- the rplC gene encoding 50S ribosomal protein L3, with translation MTAILGRKLGMTRIFDDEGASIAVTVIEAGPCVVVDARTLERDGYAAMRVAFEPVPDRKVNRPMKGVFAKLKMAPHRVIRELPLPEGGVVPGQVITVEEFSPGQIVDVTGTSIGHGFTGAMKRHGFSGQRDSHGVSLMHRAIGSIGSSDIARVFPGKRMAGRHGNKRVTVQKLRVVRVDPKNNLLLLRGATPGIRGALLMVRSA
- the tuf gene encoding elongation factor Tu, which produces MAKQKFERTKPHVNIGTIGHVDHGKTTLTAAVTHALAVAGKTKAMGFYEIDNAPEEKERGITIAISHVEYETVARHYAHIDCPGHADYIKNMITGAAQMDGAILVVSAADGPMPQTREHILLARQVNVPYVVVFLNKVDMVDDPELLELVELEVRELLSAYKFPGDDLPVIRGSALRALEALQGNPKLARGENEWVDGVWALMDAADKSIPTPQREVEKPFLMAVEDIFTITGRGTVATGRVERGKLSVGEEVEIVGLRPEARRTVVTGLEMFRKSLDETLAGDNVGVLLRGVEKDEVERGMVLAKPGSIKPHTDFQAEVYVLAKEEGGRHTPFFTGYRPQFYFRTTDVTGDIVLPEGVEMVMPGDNITMGVKLITPVALEEGLRFAIREGGRTVGAGVVVKVEA
- the rplN gene encoding 50S ribosomal protein L14, producing the protein MIQQESRLKVADNTGARQLLCIRVLGGSHRRYASVGDIIVATVKQAIPNSPVKKGEVVRAVVVRTRKELRRHDGSYIRFDDNAAVLLSDATNPRGTRIFGPVARELREKQFMKIISLAPEVL
- the rplD gene encoding 50S ribosomal protein L4, which produces MTTMMPKATAFDVTGAPAGEIELPAALFGLRPNRALLHRAVLAELANARAGTHATRTKGEVRGGGRKPWRQKGTGRARAGSRRSPLWTGGGITFGPQPRDYSQKLSKQERGLALRSALSAQAQAGRIVILERLAGGEPKTKSLAALLEAVGVRPPAVIVVADAEKDLVRAAANLRGARVLSARRLAVRHLLVPRPLVITQSALAVLQEAWGS
- the rplP gene encoding 50S ribosomal protein L16, coding for MLMPKRTKFRKAHRGNMAGKVRAGTSVAFGEYGLQALDPGWVSSAQLEAARRTITRFIKRGGKLWIRVFPDKPVTKKPAETRMGSGKGNPEFWVAVVRPGRILFELAGVAEPQARQAMSLASHKLPIKTQFISRVVA
- the rpsS gene encoding 30S ribosomal protein S19, with amino-acid sequence MGRSQKKGPFADQHLVEKIKGLNRSRERRVIKTWSRRSTVLPDFIGHTIAVYDGRKHVPVYVSEQMVGHKLGEFAPTRTFKGHSAHTERATTPK
- the rplV gene encoding 50S ribosomal protein L22; this translates as MEAKAIAKYISISPLKARRALAVLRGLPVREAEARLLAAPDMASKAVAKVLKSAVANAESNHEMDADDLIVMRTYADKAPVTKRVTPRARGRADVITKRSSHITVVVGERAGR
- the rpsL gene encoding 30S ribosomal protein S12 gives rise to the protein MPTVSQLVRLGRYQVREKSKSPALGECPQKRGVCIQVKTTTPKKPNSALRKIARIRLTNGMEVTAYIPGIGHNLQEHSVVLIRGGRVKDLPGIRYHIVRGSLDSAGVVNRMRSRSKYGAKRPKK
- a CDS encoding ribosomal L7Ae/L30e/S12e/Gadd45 family protein; the protein is MSASGALARIRGAPARAVGAHQTTKAITRGAAVEVFIAADADPKVVAPIVRAAAERGVAVVEVESMTALGRACGIAVGATAAAVLIVSPDPS
- the rpsC gene encoding 30S ribosomal protein S3 gives rise to the protein MGQKVNPIGLRVGIIRDWESRWYARNMADLIEEDQKIRHMIKKKLHRAGISRVEIERAANRVRVVIHSARPGIIIGRGGTGIDALKKELDALTGRQIMLSVNEVRRPEIEAQLVAENVAQQLERRIAYRRAMKQAVQRSLRAGAKGIRIACGGRLGGSEIARYEWYREGRVPLHTLRADIDYGMAEALTTYGRIGVKVWIYRGDQLPESRRHEPEHRRPPRHEPAAGVGPVVIPSRTAPVSVRRQGSDVDAQAD
- the rpsQ gene encoding 30S ribosomal protein S17 — translated: MEERARRKSQVGVVTSDKMAKTVVVKIEVVTRHPLYKKIVRRSKTLKAHDEQGTVHVGDRVRIVETRPLSRDKRWRVAEIIERAR
- the rplB gene encoding 50S ribosomal protein L2, translated to MGIKKFKPTTPGRRFGSVSSFEEITKTRPERPLLEPLRRRAGRNGQGKVTVRHQGGGHKRRYRVIDFKRDKDGIPARVAAVEYDPNRSARLALLHYADGEKRYILAPVGLRVGDTVSSGPQADIRPGNALPLRAIPVGTVVHNIELMPSRGGQMVRAAGAGAQVMAKEGKVAHIRLPSGEVRLVPLDCTATIGQVGNVDHDATKLGKAGRSRWLGRRPSVRGVAMDPSSHPHGGGEGRSPIGMPGPVTPWGKPTLGYKTRKAKRSDAVIVKRRK